Part of the Salinimonas lutimaris genome, AAAGCCAAAAATGCCGGGGTGATTATGGTGTCGCACGAGTTAGATCAGATTCGTGAATACTGCAGTTCAGCGGTGCTTATCGATAAGGGTAAGCTGACGTATTTTGAAGATTTAGAGGAAGGTATTGCCATTTACACAGGTGATAAAAATTCAGGAAAAGGTAAAAAATAGTGCTGAAGTCTACGCAAAAAAAACTAAAGCAGTTAACCAGTCACGCAGCACGGGTTTTTGCTGTAATCTGGGTAATTTATGGGGTATATCTGCTGTTGTGGGCTGCCCCTCAGTATGAAAGTCAGAGCCAGCTGATTATCAAAAAATCGGACGGCGGGAGTTCCTTTGATCCGACATCATTAGTAATGGCGTCTGTGTCTGACGCGCCTTTATCTACTGATAGTGTTCTGGTAGAAGCTTTTATCAAATCTCAGGATATGTATGATTATCTCGTCGAGAATTATGCACTGAATAAAAATTACCAATCGGATCGGGCGGACTTTTTCAGTCGGCTAAGCAGCAGTGCATCTAAAGAGGCTAAATTTCAGTATTTTCTGGACCATATCGAAGTTGAGGTTGATTCGTCTTCGGCTGTCATCACTTTGCGTACGCGAGGCTTTACCAGTGAGTTTGCCAATACACTGAATAAAGCCATCATTGAACACGCAGAAGACTTTATCAACAACATCAATAATGATCTGGCAAAATCTAAACTGGGCTTTGCCAAAGGCGAGCATGAACTCGTTGAACAAAAGCTTAGTAAAGCCAAGCGAGACTTACTGGCTTTCCAGGCAAAATACAATGTACTGGATCCTACCGCTGAAGGCGCGGCGTCTCAGCAAATTGCATTTTCGATGGAAGCAACCCTGGCTCAAAAACAGGCAGAGTTGCGGGCGATGTCCTCTACGATGAGCGATCTGGCCCCGGAAATCCGGAATATTCGCCGCCAAATCACTGCGCTGCAGGAAGCGGTCAGCAAGCAAAAAAACGAACTAAATTCTGGGGCTGTGTCTTCTAAAGACAATATTTCGATGACTGAGGTGATGGCCCAGTACAGCGATTTGCAAATTCAGCTACAACTCGCTATTCAGGCATATTCATCCTCATTGATAACGCTGGAAAATACCCGGGTTGAAGCCTATGAAAAGGTTCAGCATCTGGTGACCATCGAAAAACCAACGCAACCCGATTCCCACCAATACCCCGAAATCATTTATAATATGACCCTTTTTGGCGTTATTTTGTTTATGTTGTACGGTATTGGTCGAATTGTTATTGCAACCATCAAAGAATTATAAGGAAGATTATGAGTGAACGCGTAGGGATTATTCTTGCCGGTGGATCCGGCACCCGTTTGCACCCATTAACTAAGGTCGTCAGCAAGCAGCTGATGCCGATTTACGATAAACCCATGATTTATTACCCGCTGTCTACTTTGATGCTGGCGGGGATCAAAGAAATCCTGATCATTACCACTCCTGAAGAGCAGGGCCGGTTTATTGAACTGCTCGGCGATGGCAGTCAGCTTGGTATCAAGCTGGAATACGTGGCTCAGCCTTCGCCAGACGGTCTGGCGCAGGCCTTTATTCTGGGCGAAGAATTTATTAATGGTCGCCCATCGGCGCTGGTTCTGGGAGATAACATCTTCTACGGCCATGACATGATGAAATCACTGCAACATGCCAACAACAATACGCGCAATGCGACCGTGTTTGGCTATCATGTTACTGACCCTGAGCGTTATGGTGTGGTCGACTTTGATCAGGATGGCAAAGCTATCAGCATTGAGGAAAAGCCGGCCAAACCCAAGTCCAGTTATGCGGTAACAGGCTTGTACTTTTATCCGCCCCAGGTTGTGGATATTGCCAAAGCAATTGAGCCCTCCCCTCGTGGCGAGCTTGAAATTACTGATGTCAACAATGTGTTTTTACAGCAGGAGTTGCTGGATGTTGAGGTCATGGGTCGTGGTTCAGCCTGGCTGGATACCGGCACTATCGACAGCCTGATGGATGCATCGAACTTTATTGCTGCCATTGAGAAACGTCAGGGTCTAAAAGTGTGTTGCCCTGAAGAAATTGCGTATCGTAAGGGGTTTATCAGTGCTGAGCAATTACAAGAACTGGCGAAACCACTGGTTAAGAGTGGTTATGGTAAATATCTTCTTCAAATATTAAGTGAAAACGTTTTTTAATCATGCAAATTATTTCTACAGCAATTGACGATGTAAAAATCATCGAGCCGAAGGTATTTGGCGATGAGCGCGGCTTCTTTATGGAAACGTTCCGCGATAACTGGTTTCGTGAGCAGTGTGCCGATGTCACCTTTGTTCAGGACAACCGCAGCCGCTCAAAGCAGGGCATTTTGCGCGGCATGCATTACCAGCTGGAACAAACCCAGGGCAAACTGGTGTCTGTCACCGAAGGCGAGGTCTTTGATGTTGCCGTGGATATGCGTAAAGACTCCTCAACCTACGGTAAGTGGGTGGGTGCACTGCTAAGCGCCCAGAATAAGCGTCAGCTTTGGGTGCCGGCCGGCTTTGCGCACGGATTTTATGTGACTACTCAGGTTGCCGAATTCAGCTACAAGTGTACTGATTATTACCATCCTCAGTCAGAAGTATCGCTGGCATGGGATGATCCGGCGGTGGGTATTGAATGGCCGCTGGTTGATGGCCAGCTACCGTCGTTGTCAGATAAAGATACCAAAGGCTATGCCTTTGGTGATGCCCCTGCATTTTAAGGCTGCCAGTATGATTGTGGTTATCGGAAAATCGGGCCAGCTGGCCCGGGAACTGGCAGCTTCCGCACCGGATACAACGGTGTGTCTTGGTCGGGATGATATTGATATTACGAATGCGCAGAGTATCAACACAACACTGCAACAATACAGTGCCAGTGCCGTTATCAATGCCTCTGCCTATACGGCTGTTGATAACGCTGAATCTGAACAGGAGCAGGCATTTCTTATCAATGATACCGCAGTGGGTTTATTGGGTGAGTATTGTGCAGCCCACAACCTGCACCTGGTACAGGTGTCGACCGACTATGTATTTAACGGTCAGCATCACACACCGGTTGAGGTTGATGCACTACGCGACCCGATTGGGGTGTACGGTGCCAGTAAAGCTGCTGGCGAACAGGCGCTGGAGTCGATTCATGGACTCAGTTATACCCTGATTCGTACTGCCTGGGTCTATTCGCGCTTTGGCAATAACTTTGTGCATACCATGCTTCGTTTGATGAAGGAAAAACCACAGCTGGGCGTGATTGCCGATCAGGTAGGTACGCCGACCTGTGCTGCCGGTCTGGCGCAGGCCTGTCTTTTTGCAGCATACCATGCTGTTCAGGGTAATCATCACTGGACTGATCAGGGCGTTGCCAGCTGGTATGACTTTGCTGTAGCTATCCAACGCCTGGCTGTTGCCAAAGGGTTGCTGGATAAGGCGGTGCCGGTCAATCCGATTACCACGGCTGACTACCCGACCCCGGCGCAGCGCCCCGCGTATAGTGTATTAAGCAAATCCACCCTGAAAACTGCCTTCGCTGATGTGGAACAAAAACATTGGGAAGCCCGTCTGGCCAGCATGCTGGACACACTGAATTAAAGAGATAAAGATCATGGCGAAAACATTATTAGTTACCGGTGGGGCTGGATTTATCGGCGCCAATTTTGTTCACTACTGGCTGGCACAGCACAGTCAGGATAAGGTTATTGTGCTTGATGCACTGACCTATGCCGGCAATCAGGAAAACCTGACCATGCTGGAAAGTAATCCTCAGTTCACCTTTGTTAAAGGTGATATCTGCGATACTGATCTGGTTGTGGACTTACTGCGCAAGCACAGCGTCGATACTCTGGTCCACTTTGCCGCAGAGTCTCATGTGGATCGCTCAATACTGGGCCCGGATGCCTTTATTGAAACCAATATTATCGGCACTTACTCGTTGCTTAAAGCTGCCAAACTGGTGTGGCTGGACGGCCCGCGTTCAGAAGGTAAAGATCCGCTGCCTCACCGCTTTCATCATGTGTCTACGGATGAGGTCTATGGTACGCTGGAAGCTGATGACCCGGCGTTTACAGAAGACACTGCCTATGCGCCCAATTCGCCGTATTCAGCCAGTAAAGCCGCCTCAGACCATTTGGTTCGAGCTTATCATCATACATACGGCCTTGAGGTGACAACCAGCAACTGCTCTAACAACTACGGCCCGTTTCACTTCCCCGAAAAGCTGATTCCACTGATTATTACCAATATTCTGTATGATAAAGCCCTGCCAGTATACGGCGATGGGCTGCAAATCAGAGACTGGCTGTATGTGGAAGACCATGCCCGCGGCATTGAGAAAGTGTTACTGCAGGGCGAGATTGGTGAAAATTACAATATTGGTGGCCATAATGAATGGGCGAACATTGATATTGTAAAACTTATCTGTCAGCTGATGGACGAAAAATTTGCTGAAGACGAGACGCTGGCGCAGCGGTATCCGCAGGCCAGACAGGTCGCTGCCGGTAACAGTGCTGAGCTGATTACGTATGTCACCGATCGTCCTGGTCATGACCGCCGCTATGCCATCGATGCTACCAAGTCGCAGAATGTGCTGGGTTACACGCCATTTGAATCGTTTAACTCAGGCATTCGCAAAACCCTGAACTGGTATCTGGATAATGAAGCCTGGTGGCAGCCATTACTGGAGAAACAGCTTTAACAAACTGACCAAAGCAGGCCCCTCCGGCCTGCTTTTTTATTCCCTCAGGTCACCGGTCTTATCGCTTTCAGCTTATATAGCACAAGGCTTTTAACCTTTTCTTTACTTGTGTATCTTGGTGCCGTCTAGTATAACAACGGTACTTTTGGGATCGTGCACGTCACGTGAGCAGGCATAGATCTGTCATCACGACCCGAATATTTAAAAATACAATAATACGGAATCTGATTGTGACAACAAAATCTAACGACACCAGTTTCTTCGGCCATCCAGGGGGCCTGCAGACACTCTTTTTCACCGAAATGTGGGAACGCATGAGTTATTACGGCATGCGCGCACTTTTGGTTATTTTTATGACCATGGCCATTCAGCAACAAGGCCTGGGCTTTTCTAAAGACGATGCTTACGCTATTTATGGTTTGTACACTGGTGCAGTGTACTTTATGGGCCTGTTCGGTGGCTGGCTTGCTGACCGTTTATTCGGTGGCCGGGATGCCGTATGGTACGGCGGTATCATTATTATGAGCGGCCACATTGTACTGGCCATTCCCAGCACCGATACCTTCTTTATCGGTCTGATTCTGGTGGTACTGGGGACCGGACTGCTTAAGCCAAATATCAGTGCAATGGTTGGCCAGCTCTACGGCGATAAGGACTCTCGTCGAGACGGTGGTTACACGCTGTATTACATGGGTATTAATATCGGTTCCATTATCGGTAACCTGGTCTGTGGCTATCTGGCGACGACAGCAGGCTATCACTGGGCGTTTGGTGCAGCTGCCATTGGTATGGCAATCGGTCTTGTTCAATACAAAATGACCCAGCATAAACTCCCGGATGTATCATGTCAGCCAACCGTACAGATGAGTCAGGCAGGAGTGCGTAACAGCTGGCTGGGTGTTATAGCCTTTTTACTGACCGTTGCCGTTATCACCGCACTGACCAGTATGGGCCAGATGACTATCAATGTAGTAACGGTGGCAGAATCCGTGGCTTACCTGATTACAGCCGTGTTTGTGATTTACTTCTGCGCGATCTTTTTCATGGGTCAGCTCGATGGCAATGAGAAAAAACGCATGCTGGCGCTGCTACTTATCTGTGTAGCTTCGGCGTGCTTCTTTGCCGGCTTTGAGCAGGCAGGCTCTTCGCTTAATATCTTTGCCAATGAAAATACCGACCGTATGCTGGGCTCGTTTGAAATTCCGACCGCCTGGTTCCAGTCGCTAAACTCGTTCTTTATTATTGTACTGTCTCCGTTCTTTGCGGCCTTATGGATAAACCTTGGCAAACGCATGATGGATCCGTCCTACGGCATGAAATGTGCGCTGGGTACAATTATTATGGCCAGCGGCTTTGTGGTAATGTTCTTTGCTGCCCAACTGGCGGCAAGCGGCCTTGAAGTCGCGCCGTACTGGCTGGTTGCCACCTACTTCCTGCACACGGTGGGTGAACTGTGTCTGAGCCCGGTTGCGCTAAGTGCAGTCAGCAAACTGGCACCGCGCCGCTTTGCCGGTCAGATGATGGGCTTATTTGTACTGACGTACTCAATTGGCAGCGTAATTGCAGGTGTACTGGCAGGCGCATTCGGTGGTGAAGAAACCAATGATATGGCCGGCTTGTTTATTTACATCGCCCAATTTGCCGGAGTGATCGGCGTTATTGTACTGGCTCTGTCACTGAAAACCCGTTACTGGGAAAAACTGGCAGAAAAAGAAGATATTGAAGGCTCCAAAACAGCCTGATGATACGTATATAAGCCGGTGTTCACACCGGCTTTTTTCATTCAGCTTCAGATATGTAGTTTTATTGTATGGCTTTTTATTTTACAACCCGCCACATCCCTGGCTTACAGGACCGTCCTCTTGCAGAGCGTATGGCACTACTTGAGGCTGCTGGCAAACAAATGTCAGTTCCGGAAAAGACCTTACTGAATGTGCTTAAATTGCTGGTGATTGTGCCGGTATTTATTTTTATTATGCGAACTGCAAACGATTGGTCATCGTTGCTGTGGGCATTTGTAGTATTCCTACTCTACCCATTGCTGGTTAAACCCGTGCAGTACTCGTTATGTGCAAAGTATCTTGTTTTGCCTGAATCCCCATCTAAGGAGTGATGATGAAAACCATTCTTGTAACCGGCGGCGCCGGCTATATCGGCAGTCATACCACGTTACAATTACTGGAGCGCGACTTTCAGGTTGTCGTTCTGGATAACCTGGCCAACGCCAGCCCTGAATCTTTACGTCGGGTAGAGAGCCTGACCGGCAAGTCGGTCACCTTTGTGCAGGGTGATATCCGCGACACCGCCGTACTGGATGACATTTTCAGTCAACACGACATTCACGCGGTAATTCACTTTGCCGGCTTGAAGGCTGTGGGTGAGTCGGTTCAAAAGCCGCTGGAATATTACGAGAACAACGTATACGGCACGCTCACGTTATGTAAAGCAATGCGCCAGCACAACTGTAAAAACATTGTGTTTAGCTCTTCAGCAACAGTTTACGGCGACCCTGCCGCATTACCACTGCGCGAGGACATGTCGACCGGTCAGCCAACTAACCCCTATGGTATGTCTAAACTGATGGTGGAAAATGTACTGCGCGATCTGTATGCCTCAGATGACGAATGGAATATTGTGTTGTTGCGGTACTTCAACCCGGTGGGTGCGCATCCGTCTGGCCAGATTGGTGAAGATCCTAACGGTATTCCGAACAACCTGATGCCGTATATCTCGCAGGTCGCCACCGGTAAGCTGAAACAACTCAGTGTATTTGGTGATGACTATGATACGAAAGACGGTACCGGCGTACGCGACTATATACACGTAGAAGACTTAGCCAACGGCCACCTCAAAGCACTGGACAGAATTGATTTGTCGATGGGACTGGATGTTTATAATCTGGGCACCGGTCAGGGATATTCGGTTCTGGAGATGGTCAACGCGTTTGAGCAGGCTTCCGGTCAGACTATCAATTATACACTGGCCCCGCGTCGTAATGGTGATGTGGCAGCCTGTTATGCCGATCCGACTAAAGCCGCACAAGAGTTGAACTGGCATGCCGAAAAAGGCCTGCAGGATATGTGTAAAGACGTATGGCACTGGCAGTCCAATAACCCTCAGGGTTACGCCAAATAGCCATAGCGCTTACTCATCAATACTAAAAACCCGGCTATGCCGGGTTTTTTATGCTTGTCTCAGTCTGCCAGGCAAGGTTTATTCTTCACCCTCGTCATCCAGCAGGGATTCAAATTCAGCAAAGTCTTCCTGCTGTTGCTCGGTGTCTACTGCCTGACGACCTACTTCGCCATCGGTGACCCGAAATTCCAGATTCTGGAAGTACGCATTTTTCACAAAATTGTACTGATCAAACGAGTTTTCCAGCTGCTGCTCCTGGTCAATCAGCGATGCTCTGGCTTCCAGCAAAGATACTGCAAAAGCAGCAATAGAATAGGTGCCGTTGATTACGGTATTCGGATAAGTATAGCCATCAGCAACCCGACCAGTAAAGCTACGTGGATCAGACGGACCTAAGCCGGGTAACATCAGAAACGGGCCCGTTTCCACGCCCCACACTGCCAGCGTTTCACCAAAGCTTTCGCGCTGACGTTCAATACCAACTTTACTGGCCACATCAATCGTGCCCAGTAAGCCTACTGTTGAATTAATCAGAAATCTGGCCAGGCTGTCCATCCCCTGATCAAAGTCGCCCTGTAACAGATTATTGGCAAAGTTGGCCGGCTCTTCGAGATTGTTGGCAGCATTTAGCAGGCCGGTACGGGCAAACTGCGGCATTACCGTGACATACCCCACCGTCACCGGACGAATCAGGTACGCATCCAGATACTCCCAGTTAAAGGTCCACATTTCCCGGTTTACTGACTCAAACGGATCACGGGGATCAGACACATTGGCGGGATTATTTTCTTCAGCCCGCTCTTCGGCATTGTTTGACGCACAACCAGACATGATGCCTGACATCAACAAGAGGCTGAACAGCCACATGCGTTGTTGTTTAATCACTGTAGTTCCTTATTTATCACAATTTTATGCTTTGCATGGGCCTTGTCCCCCAGTGAAAGCGTTATTTCGCCCTGCCAGTCTCCGGCGCTGGCCATTACGTCCTTATCTTCAGAAATCCGTGCAATAATCCTGACATCAGAAAGCGTGGACAATGTGTAAGCCGGCAGCATGGCGCTGCTGTTATCTAGTGTTACCGTAACCGGAAATGCTGATAGAGGCTGCCTGACAACCGCCGCTGGCATTTTATTCTGCGAGCGGGCATCCTGAGCAAATACAATCAGGTATCCGCTCGCCGGGATGTTATCTGTAACCCGTTCAGATAACTCAACGGTCACTGTCACGGTATTGTCAGTGGTGCTTTCATTAGTCCGGGCAGCGGATTTTGGTTCACTGCTATTATCAGCGACTGACTGCTGACCAACCTTAGCGGCATCGGATTTCATTTGTGTGATCCTGGCCGACAATGAGGTCACAATATCACTGTTTGCCGGCAGCGCACTACGCACCTGTTCAAAATACTGTTCAGTGGTAGCCAGGTCCCCAATCTTAGCGGAAGCCACAGCCAGCATCAGGGCATACTGCTGGTTGTCCGGACTGGAGGTCAGCCGCGCTTTAAGCACATTCTGCGCAGTCACAATCTGGTTGCGCTGGTCAGTGGCCATTAACAGTTGTATGTAAGTGGTTACTACTGACATGTTATCGGGCACAAGGGCATAGGCTTTTTCCAGCGCGGCAACAGCTTGTGATGTCTGATTGACCGAGCCCAATAAACGGCCCAAGAACATCCACCCCTGAGCGTCATCCGGCTCATGCTGTAAACGCTGGCGAATCGCCAGAATCAGATTTTTTATATCTGTTGCTGAAAAGTCACTGGCTTGGCCACTGCTGAGTTTTTGCGACAGCGTCGGCAATGCTGCCACAGCCTGCCGGGCACTGGCAACCTGGTCAAGCTGATTAACCTGATAATACGTTAACCCTCCGGCAACAAGTGCAACCAGCGCCCCTACCGCCACAACCAGGCCACTGACCCGTCGCTGACGGGCTGGCTTCCGGTTGTTTTCATCATCTGCCAGCGACAGTTTGAGTTCATCTATTGCCTGTTGTTTATCCTGCTCACTGATGATGCCTTCACTCGCTTCCCGGTCTATTTCCTCAAGACGCTGACGCACCAGGGCAATATTATTGGCAAAGCGTCCTTTGCCGGATTGTCTGTGCCATACCCAAGGCAACAAAACACTCAGCACCAGCAATGTGAGCAACACCGCAGCGCCTATATGAAAACCATGCCACGACATTATTTATCCCGCTCCAGCAGTTGATCGGCCTTTTGCAAACGGGCCCTGGTGTCGGCGTCAGCCGGGGCTGAGCGCTTTCTTAACACCAGAATCAGGCCGCCCAGCGTAAAGAGCACTGGCAGCACCCATAGCCATACCGTTGCCACAGTGACCGGCGGCTCGTAATACACAAAGTCACCATAACGGGCTTTCATATAATCGATAATTTCCTGCTCAGATTTGCCCTGTCGAATCAAGCTGGCCACCTTTCGCCGCATATCATGGGCAATCATGGCATCGGAGTCGGCAATATTCTGATTCTGGCACATCGGGCAGCGCAGCTCTGCCGTCAGGGTTAAAAACAATGCCCGGTCCTGTTGTGAGTTAAAGTTATACCGGTTATCTGCGCTGATGGCCGCTGTACTGAACAATAGCAACAGCAAACTGCATACAAGTGACTTCATTGGCTGCCCCCGGCTTCTTGCACCAGTTGCTGATACATCGGACCCACCTTATTGTTCCAGACCCGTTCGTTGATATCGCCTACGTGGTGCATTCTCACAGTACCATTTGCATCGATAACAAAATGCTCCGGTGCGCCGGTCACACCCAAATCCAGAGATGTGTCCCGCTGCACATCGAAAATGTTAAAGGCATACGGGTTGCCATACTGGGCCAGCATTTCGGCGACTTCGTTTTGTACATCAATAAGACGTTTGGTGCCAAAATCAGGGTCCAAATCCTGGTCAAAGTACAATCCGACAAACCGTACCCCCTGCTCTTTAAGCTGCGTCAGATAGGGCATTTCCACCGCACAGGTTACACACCACACGCCCCATACATTTAAAATGGTGACCTGACCAGTCAGATCCTCCGGGGTGTACTGCTGCCGGGGATTCATCAGATCGGGCAGCTGAAACTGGGGCAATGGCTTTCCGTTTATCTGTGAGTCCAGCGCACGGGGGTCCGAAAATAATCCTTTAAACAAAAACACTGCCATCGTTAAAAAAATGATGAGCGGTATCGCCACAACCAGACTTTTTTTCATGCCTGCTCTCCTGCCAGTTCCCGGGTTGACGCGCCAGACTGCTGAGCGGGATTACGTTTGATTCTGGCCAGTTTGCTCATCCGGTATCGTTTGTCACTGATAGCAAGAATACCACCGAGCGCCATAATGGCTCCTCCGCCCCAAATCCAGATAACAAAAGGCTTGATATAAATGCGTACAGCCCAGGCACCATCATCGAGGGGCTCACCCAGCGCCACAAACAAATCCCGGGTCAGTGTGCTGTGAATAGCCGCTTCGGTCATTGGCATTTTCTGCACCTTATAAAGTCTTTTTTCCGGATGCATAATGGTTACCTGTGCCTGTTCGCGGGTCACCGTAAACTGTCCGCGGTCGGCATGATAATTAGGGCCGTCATGAGTACTCAGCGTATCAAAGGTAAAGGTATAGTCTGCCAGGGCAATGCTGTCGCCCGGCGCCATACGAACATCCCGCTCCTGTTCGTAATTCGACACCAGAGTAATTCCTATCAGGGTCACCGCAAACCCGACATGCCCGAGGATCATGGCCCAGTGACTGCGGGTCAGCTGACGAAGGCGGGCTGGTTGACTAAGCGCAGGATTCATCGCTGCAATACGCTGGCGCACTTCCTGAACAGAGGAGACCAGAATCCAGAAGGCCAGAGTCATTCCTAAAATAGCCATATACGATTGCTGTGAATGGGCAAAAAACAGCAGCAATGCAGCACTGATGCTGATACCGGCCGCCACCAGCAGTTGCTTCTTCAGGGCCCCGGCTGATTGATTTTTCCAGCGCACCAGTGGTCCCAGTCCCAAAATAAAAACAAACGGAACAATCAGATACACAAACATTTTGTTGAAAAACGGCGCACCGATGGAAATGGAGCCCAGCCCCAGCTCTTTATGCACCAGAGGAAGCAATGTCCCCAGCAGCACAACTATCGTTGCGGCGCACAAAAACAGGTTATTGCCCATCAGCAGCACTTCTCTGGAAAATGCCTGATACCGGCCGGTGCTGCGCAGTGAAGAGGCTCTGGCTGCGTACAGCAGCAGCGCACCACCTGACAAGACAATCAGAATCCCCAGGATAAAAAGACCACGGGCCGGATCGCTGGCAAAAGAATGCACCGATACAATGACCCCGGAGCGTACTAAAAATGTGCCCAGAATACTTAACGAAAAAGCCCCGACCGCCAGCAGTACTGTCCAGGACTTAAATACTTTGCGCTTTTCTGTCACGGCCAGCGAGTGCATCAGAGCAGTCCCCACCAGCCACGGCATAAACGAGGCATTTTCCACCGGGTCCCAGAACCACCAGCCACCCCAGCCAAGCTCGTAATATGCCCACCAGCTGCCCAGGCAGATCCCTACGGTTAAAAATGACCACGCGGCAATCACCCAGGGCCGTGACCACCGGGCCCAGGTTGCATCCAGCTGACCGGTAATTAAGGCAGCCACCGCAAAGGCAAAAGCCACGGCAAATCCGACATATCCCATGTACAACATGGGCGGATGGATGATCATGCCAAAATCCTGTAGCAAAGGATTCAGGTCCTGCCCATCGATCGGGAAAAAAGGCAGCAGGCTATCAAACGGGTTAGAGGTCAGTAAGATAAACAGGTAAAAGCCAATAGACACCATTCCCAGCACAGCCAATACCCTGGCCACCATTTCTGTGGGAATACTGCGACTGAAAATAGCCACGGCCACCGTCCAGCCGCTGAGCATCAGTACCCACAGCAAGAAAGATCCTTCATGCCCGCCCCACACGGCAGTAAGTTTAAAGTGCATGGGCAGATCGCTGTTGGAGTGCTGAGCCACATAAGCCAGTGAAAAATTATCAGTGGCAAAGGCATAGGTCAGACAAACAAACGCCACCGCGGTGAAAATAAACATTACCATAGCCAGAGGCCGGGCCATTGCGGTCAGTCTGGCATCACCACTACTGGCGCCCCATAATGGATAAACCGCTAGCAGAATCGCGCTGACCAGGGCCAGCGTCAGAGCAACATTACCTAACTCAGGGATCACGTTTTATCTCCGCTGGCTGCCGGATAGGCATTGTCGGGTTTTTCATGCCGAATCCCTTTCATTTTCTCGGCCAGTTCAGGGGGCATGTATTCTTCGTCATGTTTGGCCAGTACTTCGTGGGCCTCAATCACGGTGGGTGATATCAGCACGCCCGTGGCCACAATACCCTGCCCTTC contains:
- a CDS encoding DsbE family thiol:disulfide interchange protein produces the protein MKKSLVVAIPLIIFLTMAVFLFKGLFSDPRALDSQINGKPLPQFQLPDLMNPRQQYTPEDLTGQVTILNVWGVWCVTCAVEMPYLTQLKEQGVRFVGLYFDQDLDPDFGTKRLIDVQNEVAEMLAQYGNPYAFNIFDVQRDTSLDLGVTGAPEHFVIDANGTVRMHHVGDINERVWNNKVGPMYQQLVQEAGGSQ
- a CDS encoding MlaA family lipoprotein, coding for MWLFSLLLMSGIMSGCASNNAEERAEENNPANVSDPRDPFESVNREMWTFNWEYLDAYLIRPVTVGYVTVMPQFARTGLLNAANNLEEPANFANNLLQGDFDQGMDSLARFLINSTVGLLGTIDVASKVGIERQRESFGETLAVWGVETGPFLMLPGLGPSDPRSFTGRVADGYTYPNTVINGTYSIAAFAVSLLEARASLIDQEQQLENSFDQYNFVKNAYFQNLEFRVTDGEVGRQAVDTEQQQEDFAEFESLLDDEGEE
- a CDS encoding heme lyase CcmF/NrfE family subunit encodes the protein MIPELGNVALTLALVSAILLAVYPLWGASSGDARLTAMARPLAMVMFIFTAVAFVCLTYAFATDNFSLAYVAQHSNSDLPMHFKLTAVWGGHEGSFLLWVLMLSGWTVAVAIFSRSIPTEMVARVLAVLGMVSIGFYLFILLTSNPFDSLLPFFPIDGQDLNPLLQDFGMIIHPPMLYMGYVGFAVAFAFAVAALITGQLDATWARWSRPWVIAAWSFLTVGICLGSWWAYYELGWGGWWFWDPVENASFMPWLVGTALMHSLAVTEKRKVFKSWTVLLAVGAFSLSILGTFLVRSGVIVSVHSFASDPARGLFILGILIVLSGGALLLYAARASSLRSTGRYQAFSREVLLMGNNLFLCAATIVVLLGTLLPLVHKELGLGSISIGAPFFNKMFVYLIVPFVFILGLGPLVRWKNQSAGALKKQLLVAAGISISAALLLFFAHSQQSYMAILGMTLAFWILVSSVQEVRQRIAAMNPALSQPARLRQLTRSHWAMILGHVGFAVTLIGITLVSNYEQERDVRMAPGDSIALADYTFTFDTLSTHDGPNYHADRGQFTVTREQAQVTIMHPEKRLYKVQKMPMTEAAIHSTLTRDLFVALGEPLDDGAWAVRIYIKPFVIWIWGGGAIMALGGILAISDKRYRMSKLARIKRNPAQQSGASTRELAGEQA
- a CDS encoding cytochrome c-type biogenesis protein — translated: MKSLVCSLLLLLFSTAAISADNRYNFNSQQDRALFLTLTAELRCPMCQNQNIADSDAMIAHDMRRKVASLIRQGKSEQEIIDYMKARYGDFVYYEPPVTVATVWLWVLPVLFTLGGLILVLRKRSAPADADTRARLQKADQLLERDK
- the ccmI gene encoding c-type cytochrome biogenesis protein CcmI, coding for MSWHGFHIGAAVLLTLLVLSVLLPWVWHRQSGKGRFANNIALVRQRLEEIDREASEGIISEQDKQQAIDELKLSLADDENNRKPARQRRVSGLVVAVGALVALVAGGLTYYQVNQLDQVASARQAVAALPTLSQKLSSGQASDFSATDIKNLILAIRQRLQHEPDDAQGWMFLGRLLGSVNQTSQAVAALEKAYALVPDNMSVVTTYIQLLMATDQRNQIVTAQNVLKARLTSSPDNQQYALMLAVASAKIGDLATTEQYFEQVRSALPANSDIVTSLSARITQMKSDAAKVGQQSVADNSSEPKSAARTNESTTDNTVTVTVELSERVTDNIPASGYLIVFAQDARSQNKMPAAVVRQPLSAFPVTVTLDNSSAMLPAYTLSTLSDVRIIARISEDKDVMASAGDWQGEITLSLGDKAHAKHKIVINKELQ